The stretch of DNA CTACTAGTGACTATGCCCAAGTGCCTAATAATATGTTAGTTGCCTACTCGCCTTGAAATAGGTCTGCGTTGTTGGTGATTGAGTGGCTTCCCTGTAAGATCATTGTAATGGTTCTCTTTGTGAAAAACAGTAAGAGATCAGTGCTCGACTGACTCAAGAAAAGACTTTCGGAGTCTAGAACCATTCTAATAATTTACAAGGACTTGAATTcttcctgttttttttttacaGCAATGCTATACGCCTATACATAAGAATAGAACAACTGAACAAGTATCAGTTCTATGCTGCATTCGAGCTGTGCTTGGTCCCTCGTCGCCTTTCCATATTGCCACGCCAGTTTTAAGGTTGAATTTCCACATGAACAGGTCAAATTCCGGTATGATCATGGATGGCAAGCTAGTCCTGATTTAGAAGATTCTTTCCAAAGCAGGAATGTAATGCAGACTCCAGATTTAAATTCAAGCTATCTCATTTGCCTAGTTATCAGCAACGTTACTCCAACTCAGCGGCAAGTGTCCGACAGGTGAGATCCTTTAAACTACAGAGTAATGTTATGGCACTTGTTCTGTATCAGAagtgatattttttttttcttgataGCTATGAAAGTACCAATGAACTATGAAGGGTGGTATAGTAGTAATTAGTACCAACAAACCAAGAGAGGTGAATTTGCTACACAGGTAAGACATTTATATCGAATGTTCATTACCCCGAATGTTCATGTGTTTGATGCTTACTGAAATTTTTCTAGGCACATTTAGAATTCATTGATGAGTTAATTGTGTTTACGGTGAATTACTTGATTGACTGGTTAGACTGCAAATCCCGAGTTTTTCGAATTTGAGATTGAAGATCAACAAAGCTGCAAATTCCGTGAGGGTCAAATAATTGGTTTATAAAAGGTGCACTTTTTTGTTTAGTTCCTACAATTCATATTTATTTGCAAAATCTGCAAAATTGGTTGTCAATTTGTCATGCTTTACACAAGATAACAATTTACTCTTTTCGTCTCAGTcacttgtttaccttttatattctttgtgagaggtactttaatcaaaggtagacaaatgattgagacggaaggAGTACATGATCAGTATTAAGTAGTAAAGTACATAACACTTCATTAGTCCTGATTACAACAAACTAACCAGAATTTTGAAAGCATTCTACATTCAAGTATGATAGATTTGTAGTCTTGAATATTCTATCTGGAGACTTCAATTGGTGGACGCTTGTTTTCCCGATTAAAATCAACCTCAGGCGGCGAGGCTTTTGTATCCATCAGTGGTACAAGTATAATAATATTAGGAAAACTTCTAATCTTCACATGGTTCATTAATAGTAAACTCATATGTCTGATGATATACCTTTTGCAGGAACATTACACCTGTCTCTAGCATTAAGAAGGTTGTCTCTTGCTGATTGAAGCCTGCTAGTGGCATCAACTATTTTCATTCGCTGTTGTGGCAAGTCATTTGAACACGACACTCCGATGCGAATCACAGAAGTAATGCATTCAACTCTTCGTATCACACTATCAACTTGGATTGCCCTTGTGTCACCCGCTTCTGCAGAAAGCTTATCTTCAAGTGATGAGTCGACAACTTGTAAGATTTGGTCAGGTAATAATGCTTCTGCATGCTTATGAAGGTTGTAGCCTTCCTTGAACATGCTGTCTGTTGGACTCTTTCCTGACATTAGCTCAAGTAGCAATATGCCATAGCTGTAAACATCACCCTCTGTAGATGGCTCACTTCCAAGCCCGTACTCTGACATATGGATCCAATTACAAGGCTTAGAAACATAAATGATAGATAGACAGGGAAGCCTTAGAACATTCATTTACTATGTTATATACTATCATTAGCTAGGCAACCTCACTTACCGAAGCATATATGAAATGGTCTATTGTAGAATTTTAGATTAAAGAATTTTACAGCAACCATTTTAGCATTAAGGCCAGAGGCTTACAGTTTCTGCATCTTAGTGTTTTGTTAATAATATCATTTTATAGTGTTCGTTAGACTAATTATAATTAGGAATCACCCTATTATTACCTGGAGCAGCATAACCTATAGTGCCCTTGATTGCAGTTGTACTACTTTGATTCGGATGTTGAGGTTGAGTAAGAAACCTTGCTAATCCAAAATCCCCAACATGAGCTACCATGTCATTATCGAGCAATATGTTGCTTGGTTTCAAGTCGCAATGCACAATTGGAGTTTCGCACTCATGGTGGAGATAGCTGAGTGCATGGGCCACATCAATCGCTACATCCACcctttgagcaaggttcatgttTCTATCCACTCCATGCAGCCATTGGTCTAGACTTCCGTTTGGCATGAACTCATATATTAGAGCTTTAAAATCATTTCTCTGAAAATCAATACTCGAGCAAGCTGTTATGATGCCTACCAGATTACGGTGACGGATATTCCTCAATGTGTTGCACTCTGCAATAAAGCTCTTAGATGCACCACGGTGTTGCATGTTGAGAACTTTCACTGCAACCGTTTCTCCATTCAAAATCCCCATAAAAACTGATCCAAAAGAACCTGTTCCCAGTAGGTTCTCTGAAGAAAAACCAGCCGTTGCTTTGAGTAGCATGTCGTAAGACACTTTTATTGTTACATTGCCCATCATTGAGGAACCCGATGAACGAGGTGTCTTTTTCTTTCTGATACATGCCATGTACAACCCTACAGCCCCTACTGCCATGAACACCACCCCAACAAGTGCACTGATAATGGGAATTATCAACCTATTCCTTTCCCTGGTTTGATTCTCACTACACTTGGGTAATTTCAACTGTTTAATTCCTCCACAAACCTTGTTATTGCCAGCAACAAAGACCTCACTTGCATTGGCAAATACTGAATTCGTTGGAACCATTCCCTCAAAGTCGTTGTAAGATAAGTTAAGGTAATATAACTTGGGAAATTTAGAGAAGAAGGCTGGAATGGGGCCAGATAAATTGTTTCGAGAAAAGTCAATTTCTCTGAGGCTAGCCAAAGAAGCGAAGGATGAAGGAATATTTCCACTGTAGGAATTTCCATCCATGTACAGATATTGAAGATCAGGACAGTCGCCAAGACTATCTGGAATGACACTTGAAAACTTATTGTTAGATAGACGTAAGATTTCCAAGTTACTTTGCTTACCCAATTCCAAAGGGAGGGAGCCTTCCAAATGATTTTCAGACAAATCTACTCCTACAAATGAAGCAGATCCTTCAAATAGCTCATTGCTCAAGGCTCCATTGAGTTCATTGTATGCTAAATTCAGGTTCAACAAGCTTTGGCAATTTCCAAGTTGTGCAGGTATACTCCCTTCCAATATATTATCATTTAAATAGAGCCCTTCCAAGAGTGACAAATTGGCAAAGGAATTGGGAATTCCGCCTTCAAATTTGTTGGAGCTCAAATCAAGCAGTCCTAATTTGTAAAGCTTACCGATATCCTGAGGAAGAGATCCCGATAAATTGCAGTTAGACAAAACTAAGCGCTGAAGATTGTTGAGATTGGTAATACCTTCAGGGATTTTCCCGCTTATCTGAGCCTCACTGATAGTGATCCATTGTAAAGAGGTGGAGAGATTGGCAACAGATTTGGGTAATATTCCAGAAAAGTGATTTGACCCCAAATCTAGGACACTTAATTGGCTACAGTTAAATAGTGTATCTATAAAGCTGATATCACCCTCTAGATAGTTATGGGCAACAGATAAAACATTTAGGTTACGAAAATTCCCAAAATTATAAGGAACCCTCCCTCTAAAACTATTGCCACCAAATGCAATAACCTCTAGTGTTGTGAGATTTTGTATCGTGATTGGAATAGATCCTGAGAAGTTGTTTCCCGGGAGGGACAACCGTTTCAGATGAGGAATAGTGAAGCCAATATCTGCAGGAAGTTCTCCATATAGTTggttgtcattaaattcaatttctTGAAGAAAGGAGAGATTGAAAAGGGACAGGGGAAGTGTGCCTGAGAGTTCATTTTCTCCAACCTCAATGTTAGTTAGTTTTCGCATCCTACCAATGTTGTTCGGGATGGTTCCTGTAAATGAGTTGTCATGAGCAAATATAGATACTAAAGAAGTAAGGTTTTGTATGATATCAAAAAGAGGACCCGTAAGATTGTTATCCTCCACAATTAATATTGTTAGCATTGACAATGCCCTTAATCCTACCGGAAGTTTTCCCTCTAGCTTGTTGTTGCCAAGGGAAATAAGCCTGAGGTTAACGCAATTAGATATGTTGGATGGAATTTCGCCTACAAGTGTGTTGTTACGTAAGGTTAATACCTGAAGCCTGATTAGATGACCTAATTGCGCGGGAATATTGCCAGATAGACTATTATTGTAAAGCTCAATAACTGTAAGGAAGCTCAGGTTGCCTATGAACGGAGATATTGTTCCTCCCAAACTTCTAGAACTCAAATCTAATCCAATCACTCTGTTATGTTTACGCCCACATGTAACCCCCTCCCAAGAACAGTGGTGAATAGAACCATTCCATGAACTTAAAACCTTGTTGGAAGGATCCAATAGTTTGCTCTTGATGGCCAGCAACGCAGTGTGGTCGGTCTCGTTGTCTGGGTAGTCAATACTATGCAGTGATAAGGTTACTGTAATCTTTTGCATAGCTAAAACAAAGATAACAAGAAAGGCTGGCTTGCTGCTACATAGTGGAGAAATAATACTTGGACTTTCATTTTTGGTTTGGAGGTGGATTGGTTTCATTTTGTTTTGTTGTCAGCAGTTTTATGTGATGTGCTCTCTCTGATTTATATAGGCACTTGCATCATCTACACCACCTACCAGGGTTATTATTTCTTGTACACGAACTTTTGGTTACTGATTGCTACCGTGTCATTTCTACGTCCTAGTGGCGTAGTGCACTTTGCTCATTCTCGGTGGCTCAGGAGATTAATTGGTTTTCAGAAGTTGTGTGTCATGTGGAGGATGTTGATGTTGAAGTTTATGTTCAGCAGTATGTCATCAACATGCTTTTATTACCCGATGTAGTTACTTTATCGCTTTCATCAGGTCCTGATATTTTTGTTTCACTATAAATGAGGGCGGCTGTATTTGTTTGTTGTAATCTATACCAATAAGACCATAACCATGATTGCTACTTTTTTTCATTGAATTACTTTATTAGGAAAGAATTTAGTATTGTTATCCATATCACTGGTAGGACTAAACTTTCAAATAATTAAGCAACAGGGACGCAATCGGCTTGACTTTTTGTCAGCCTACATTATTGAGCAAATTGTCATTTAAGACGGAGAGATCcttcttaagcttaagacgggtcaagtatGTCAATGTgaaatgaataagacaaagacATAATGTATAGGGAAAAACAAAATAtgtctcatttacacaagtagtGTATTACTTACCCGTTTTATTCTTATGACGGACATGTCCGTCTTAAAAGAGAGCTATTAACATTATTGAGCCTCTTTCATCAGAATCTGTCATTATTGATCCTTTGCTTTGTCATTAGTATAATTTAGTGTACTCTTGACTCTTCTAATAATCTTCAAGGCTCAAGCAAATCAATAAGCACCCACAATAATCAAACTTATTTTCGAAATCCCTGAATTCCCCCTAATgctttttcacaaaattttcgcCGTTTTTAATTGATTTGTTGTTGCTTAGTATTTTTTTCTTGGgttatttcataggaataatccatTATATGGGTGGCCTATTTAAATTATTCTATTATTTAAGTAATTCGGATTTAATTCATCTTATCACCACTTCCTTCCTAGAACAAACTCACTTAATTTTTTTTACCCGTTGTATAAGGTTACCTTTTCCTCCCTCTTCATTTAACTCCCAAATCTCCCTCACCCTCAAATTCTTATATCATTAATCTCCCATTATCACACACACCACCTACCACAATCTCCTGTTGTACTTGCTGGTTAGTATACTCGTCGGTCACCGTCAGTATACTCAAATTCTTACATCATTAATCCCCCATTTTTAGCCTGATGGTGGTTGCTGCTGCCGGTGGACGATGTTGATCGCTGCTTTGTGGTGAACGAAGAAGATAAGGGGTGGAGTTGGTGAAGTTTAATGGTGGCCTGGTAGGTTTATGGTGATTGGCGCGTGCAGAGGTAAGTAGCTGCACCAGTGGTCGGAGGAATTCAGCATCGAGGAGTGATCGCAGGAGAAGTGGTGGTCGGAGGGAGGACCGTCGACGGTCGTCGGAGGAGTAATGAACGGAGGGAGAAAAGAtaagttggttttttttttttggaattagggTAAGAAATAAGGTGGCTTGGCCCTTAAAAACACAAGGATGACATGTTGTTCAGGTTTTCCGTCGGCTTAGGGTGTTATTGGAAGGCATGTTGTATATGATGGATTAAATTGTAATTATTGATGGAATTGAGTAATTCAAGAAGGTCACCCATATGATGGATTATTCATATGAAATAACCCTTTTTTTCTTACATAGTTGCTCTTTCATGGTCACGTTTTACTCTTTCATGAACAATTTTCCATAATTTTTTCACCACTTACCCTTCTTTCAAGAGAACAAAAAAAAGTCTCTCTCTTCCTATACCTCTCAAATTTAATTAAATTCAACAATTATATATCTAAATCCACATATTACTTCATATGTCTcagtgaatagtttacatttgctttattttggagtTTTATTCTGTGAGGGTGAAATAAAGTAactgtaaactattgactgagaTAGAGGGAGTAATCAAGTATAATAATTCTATCTAAAATCATTGAATATCAAACTATTGTATCAATCTAAAGATTGGGAATTGAGAATTATGATGGGGATATTTAAACATATTAGGGTTTTAAAAGGGAAGGGGCGGTTGGGGTAGCGGGGGAGAggctgtaacacccccgtacaccagaacgccttaccaaggaccattccagtatatgacggtgtcaccatctcggtttcccgaggaggtagatcaaattagacaatacaagaacaatattatatcATCGAGAAATCATTACAATACCATTCTATTCAAGTTCCCTAGAACACGgttcaattacaacacttgtgattctacatctctagaccaagagcgtgatgactcgatccctccaatcccaaaGCAGCggaatcaacaatacctgctaagccaactgctcaccatccccgaatggatcaccgcagataccacaaaacaacacgggtcgATCGCTAATCAAATATAAGGTAAAACAAAGAAAGTAAATAGCCgatcatccactatcccaactcaCCACCTCGTATACACACCGACTACACACGGAGTGTGTAgtcccgccagattacccatcgcaacagtaatcctcgccgccgatgggtgaccgcagcccaacCCCACCTAGTCCAAACTCCTCACGAGCGACTAAcgatccccgtcccttaatgtgcacatcccctcccgtggcgggttccacggagggcgaactagggtgtgaagccactcccgcaagtgactccaccacaatctcaatcacaacATCACAAAATGTCACACACGACAACGTCAACACTACCACAaccactatactccgatgatcagcggatagccatgattcacaatacaatcatagaattcaattcaattaacagtagactgagtagggagaccctacctcataacaaagcatgaaagacttccatCTATAGCCACGCGCAACTCCATTAAGCACCCTAACAAtggtaaccatatcctattacacaactatactcaaataatcatacaaaaggacacaaggcagcaacttacctaaccttgcacatcggtgacgacatagacaaccaccatTCACGATCACCTCGCTCCGCGAATCCCGACGTTCCCATGGTAGGGGTTAGCCTAACTCCTTAGAGGTATGAGGCTATGGAGTGATTGAGTAGGGTgatggtctagggttagagaaagagaaactgtcgaggaaatgagaaaaatagaaatgaatctcgcgaactcgcatttataataacgcgtcgacaaagagtcatactcggtcgagtataagaacactcggccgagtagactccactcggtcgagtattggtgatactcggtcgagtggcctccgctaggtcgagtaactaacctATACATCTCCTATTATTACCAAACCGATCCTACGCTATCCATCCCTGCGGTCTGCTTGGTCAATAAGTCGGTCAACAACGTTCCTAAagatcctgggtgttacaatcttccccccttaaaagaacttcgttcccgaagttcagcccgcacgACACTCCCTGCAAAATTACATACCGTGACCTTAACCATCTTCACAAAGGTACACAAACTCACAGTATCCATACATTACCATCAGCTAACTTACTCGACGACAATCATCTATCACAGCTACCTTTCGAAACAGTAACCTATTCACAAAACAAAGATTCGCCCTATACCTACACAAATATGTAATTGCAACACTTTACACAATGTAAGAAAACCATACACACTTGTACTACCACGTTCCATACGTTTATATTTAAATACACGAATGCAAGGCG from Silene latifolia isolate original U9 population chromosome 10, ASM4854445v1, whole genome shotgun sequence encodes:
- the LOC141607005 gene encoding uncharacterized protein LOC141607005 — translated: MQKITVTLSLHSIDYPDNETDHTALLAIKSKLLDPSNKVLSSWNGSIHHCSWEGVTCGRKHNRVIGLDLSSRSLGGTISPFIGNLSFLTVIELYNNSLSGNIPAQLGHLIRLQVLTLRNNTLVGEIPSNISNCVNLRLISLGNNKLEGKLPVGLRALSMLTILIVEDNNLTGPLFDIIQNLTSLVSIFAHDNSFTGTIPNNIGRMRKLTNIEVGENELSGTLPLSLFNLSFLQEIEFNDNQLYGELPADIGFTIPHLKRLSLPGNNFSGSIPITIQNLTTLEVIAFGGNSFRGRVPYNFGNFRNLNVLSVAHNYLEGDISFIDTLFNCSQLSVLDLGSNHFSGILPKSVANLSTSLQWITISEAQISGKIPEGITNLNNLQRLVLSNCNLSGSLPQDIGKLYKLGLLDLSSNKFEGGIPNSFANLSLLEGLYLNDNILEGSIPAQLGNCQSLLNLNLAYNELNGALSNELFEGSASFVGVDLSENHLEGSLPLELGKQSNLEILRLSNNKFSSVIPDSLGDCPDLQYLYMDGNSYSGNIPSSFASLASLREIDFSRNNLSGPIPAFFSKFPKLYYLNLSYNDFEGMVPTNSVFANASEVFVAGNNKVCGGIKQLKLPKCSENQTRERNRLIIPIISALVGVVFMAVGAVGLYMACIRKKKTPRSSGSSMMGNVTIKVSYDMLLKATAGFSSENLLGTGSFGSVFMGILNGETVAVKVLNMQHRGASKSFIAECNTLRNIRHRNLVGIITACSSIDFQRNDFKALIYEFMPNGSLDQWLHGVDRNMNLAQRVDVAIDVAHALSYLHHECETPIVHCDLKPSNILLDNDMVAHVGDFGLARFLTQPQHPNQSSTTAIKGTIGYAAPGNNRVIPNYN